In the Pseudanabaena sp. PCC 7367 genome, one interval contains:
- a CDS encoding DUF2301 domain-containing membrane protein produces MTTNSTANSRQPEIPIETVYKGQFGEFTVGPDDRQEVIIYRAALAIAAASFCGAVTVALQGQNLAIMPSLVTGLYAVFCVALAIALTKIHIYLALLHRTLQAFLAVGCLASVAIALQSGENLAIAVYQQPLTLIGVGFTFAALTGIYFKEAFCFNRFETKILTVLVPFLLVGHMVGKLPIAAEQVLLAVWAMLFFIFALRKLFQDIPADIGDKSVFSYLKSQRQAKKQA; encoded by the coding sequence ATGACTACAAATTCCACCGCTAATTCCAGGCAGCCAGAGATCCCGATCGAAACTGTGTACAAAGGGCAGTTCGGCGAATTTACAGTTGGCCCTGACGATCGCCAGGAAGTGATTATTTATCGGGCGGCGTTGGCGATCGCAGCAGCAAGCTTTTGTGGTGCGGTCACGGTTGCCTTGCAGGGGCAGAATTTAGCGATTATGCCCAGCTTAGTTACTGGACTATATGCAGTGTTTTGTGTGGCACTGGCGATCGCCCTCACCAAGATTCATATTTATTTGGCACTGCTGCATCGTACCCTCCAGGCTTTCCTGGCAGTTGGTTGCCTTGCCTCCGTGGCAATTGCCTTGCAAAGTGGCGAGAATTTGGCGATCGCCGTCTATCAACAACCACTAACTCTAATTGGCGTGGGCTTTACCTTTGCCGCCTTAACGGGAATTTACTTTAAGGAAGCATTTTGCTTCAATCGGTTTGAAACTAAAATTCTTACTGTATTAGTACCTTTTCTGCTGGTGGGGCATATGGTAGGTAAGCTGCCGATCGCTGCTGAGCAGGTACTCTTGGCCGTCTGGGCAATGTTGTTTTTTATCTTTGCACTGCGCAAGCTGTTTCAGGATATCCCAGCGGATATTGGTGATAAGTCGGTATTTTCCTACTTAAAATCACAACGGCAGGCAAAAAAACAAGCCTAA